A portion of the Lolium rigidum isolate FL_2022 chromosome 1, APGP_CSIRO_Lrig_0.1, whole genome shotgun sequence genome contains these proteins:
- the LOC124683829 gene encoding dehydrogenase/reductase SDR family member 12-like produces MFIQKAWRTAAFGVYGFTQFTKSGFVEHAKKFREEDMKIRLDGKNCLVTGANSGLGFATAEGLASRGATVYMLCRNKERGETALNEIRSKTGNTNVHLEICDLSSINEVKSFATKFSSMDKPLHVLVNNAGLLEHKRSTTPEGLELNFAVNVAAPYTLTELVMPLLEKAAPDARVITVASGGMYTEPLTNNLQYSESDFDGTKQYARNKRVQVALTEWWAEKYSNKGVGFYSMHPGWADTPGVSKSLPGLSEKLSGNLRSNDEGADTVVWLALQPKEKLVPGAFYFDRAEAQKHLKFAGTASSHGQIGSIVNSICSACSLPANP; encoded by the exons ATGTTCATCCAGAAG GCATGGAGGACGGCGGCGTTTGGGGTCTACGGCTTCACCCAGTTCACCAAATCCGGTTTCGT GGAACATGCCAAGAAATTTAGAGAGGAGGATATGAAGATCCGGTTGGATGGGAAAAATTGCCTGGTAACTGGAGCGAATTCTGGCCTAGGTTTTGCTACAGCTGAGGGTTTGGCTTCTCG AGGTGCCACTGTTTATATGCTTTGCCGTAATAAAGAAAGGGGGGAGACCGCTCTCAATGAAATAAGATCTAAAACCGGCAATACAAATGTTCATCTGGAG ATATGTGACCTTTCATCTATTAATGAAGTCAAATCATTTGCAACGAAATTCTCTTCAATGGACAAGCCACTCCATGTCCTG GTAAACAATGCTGGTCTATTAGAGCACAAGCGCTCGACTACACCGGAAGG gttGGAGCTCAATTTTGCTGTGAATGTAGCAGCACCATACACTTTAACAGAGCTAGTGATGCCATTGTTGGAAAAAGCAGCACCTGATGCTCGTGTCATTACAGTTGCATCGGGAGGGATGTACACTGAGCCACTGACCAACAATTTACAG TACAGCGAAAGCGACTTTGATGGGACAAAACAATATGCTCGAAACAAGAGAGTTCAG GTTGCACTCACAGAATGGTGGGCTGAGAAATACAGCAACAAGGGGGTCGGTTTCTACTCGATGCATCCAGGATGGGCTGATACTCCTGGAGTTTCGAAGAGCTTGCCTGGACTTTCAGAGAA GCTATCAGGAAACCTGAGATCAAACGATGAAGGCGCCGACACAGTGGTCTGGTTGGCTCTGCAACCCAAGGAGAAGTTAGTCCCAGGTGCTTTCTACTTCGACCGAGCTGAAGCGCAAAAACATTTGAAGTTCGCTGGGACTGCATCATCCCATGGTCAGATAGGTTCAATTGTTAATAGCATTTGCTCCGCCTGTAGCCTCCCTGCAAACCCATAA